In Candidatus Methylomirabilota bacterium, the genomic window GACGGAGAGGGCCAGCTCCTCACCGCGACGCTGATGGACTATGCGGTCCCGCGGCTAGGGGACTTTCCCGAGCCCGAGCTGGGCAAGAGCGTCACACCGACGCCGCGCAACCCCCTCGGCGTCAAGGGGCTGGGCGAGGCCGGGTGCATCGCGGTCCCTCCGGCCATCGTCAACGCCGTCGTGGACGCGCTGGCCCCGTTCGGGTGTCGTCACCTCGATATGCCCCTGACGGCCCACAAGGTCTGGCGAGTCTTGCACGAGGCTCGAGCGTAGAACCGCGCCAGGCGGTCAGCCGAGGTCGCGGGCGGCCGGCAGGCCCGGCAAGGACGTCGCCGCTCGCACGCCCCGTACGATGGCCCGGGCCACGACGTCGGCGGCCGTCAGCCCCAGGGCGGTGAGGTCGGCGGTCCGGTCGCCGACCGAGAGCGCGAACAGCGCGTCGCCATCCCAGACCGTGTGCGGCGGTGAGAGGGCCCGCGCGAACCCCAGCATTCCGACCGCGGCCATCGTGGCGGCCTCGGTCTTCGTGAGCCGAGCATCCGTGGTCACCACGCCGATCGTCGTGTGCTGAAGGCCATGGAACGCGCGCAGGGGCGTGCCGGCGGCGAGCGCCCGGGCCGTGTCGACCAGCCGGCGCCCGTCGTCGGCGTCGCGAGCGCCGGCGATCAGGCGCCCGCTATCGGGGTCGCGCACGTCTCCGACGGCGTTGACGGCGACCAGCGCGCCGACGCTGACCTCGCCCAGCCGGACGCTCGCCGTGCCGAGCCCGCCCCGCATGGCGCGGCCGATCCTGAACAGCTTGCCCACGCTGGCGCCGGTTCCTGCTCCGACGTTGCCCTCGCCGACCGCCCCGCCCACGGCACTCGCCGCTGCCTGATACCCCATGGCCCGCGTGGGCCGCGCCCGGGGATCGCCCACGTTGAGGTCGAACAGAAAAGCGCCAGGGATGTGGGGCACCACGCTCGGCCCTACCGGGAAGCCGATGCCACGCTCCTCGAGGTAGGCCAGGACCCCGTAGACGGCTTCCTCGCCGAACCGGCTGCCCCCGCCCAGGATCACCCCGTCGACGCCGGGGACGAGGTGGCGGGGATCGAGGTAGTCGAGGCCGACCACATCGTGCGCGGTGCCCCGTAGCTCCACGCCGCATACGGCGGGACGGTCGCACAGCAGCACGGTGACACCGGTCAAGCCGACGTCGTCGGTGACGTGACCGACCCGGACCCCGGGGACGTCGGTGATCACGCCGGGCGCGTGGGGCGGGGGGCCCTCTCGGGCGCGCGGCTCACGTCGGCGGGGCTGAGCCGACCCAGCGCGACTTCCCCGGCGGCGGCGAGCGCCCGGGCGGCCAGGCCGCGCGCGAAGGCCTCGCGGCCGACGTCGCGCTGTTCATCCAGGAGACGTATCGCTGCCGCCCTGGCGATGGCGGCGTGCTCACCCCGGCCGGCCTCCTCCAGGACGAGCGCCATCTCGCCGAGCCGTCGCCCCCAGAGCCGGCGCGCGGCCGGGGTGAGCTCGCGCTCCACCACCCGGCGCAGGATCGCCTCCTGGCGCTCGGCCTTCTGCTGATCGGACAGCACGAGACGACTCTCGCGCGCCTGCAGCAGCTCGAGGGCATCGGACTGCACCGACGCCGGCTCCAGGAACCAGCCGGCGAACTCGGGAGCCTCGAGCAGCTCACCGGCCCGCTCGGCCAGCGCGGGATCCGGGTCGCCCAGCGCGGGGAGCGTGGCCGGGGGGGTCGCGGCGAACAGCGACTGCCAGCGCGCGAACGGGACGGGCGGTGTCGTGCCCGCGGCCTCGTGCAGGGCGAGCGCCTCGGCGATGAGCCCCCTGGCCCGGTCGGGATCGATCGATACCCAGGGCAGTTTTTGCTCAGCCCTCAGCTCGGCCAGCTCGCGATCCAGCCGCTTCTTGGTGATCTCGCCGCCCGCCGATTCCAGGATGCCGGCGGTGTCGTTCAGGATGACCGAGCAGAGCCGGAGCGTGCCCCACGCGCCTTCGAAGAGGACCCAGACCGCGCGCGAGCCGCTGCCATCGACGCCGGAGGCCCAGGCCCGCACGGCCTGCAAAGGGCCGCGGCCCGCGGCCGCGGGCGGCGTGGCCGGCGCCGGCGGCGGCGTGACGCCCCCCTGGGCGAGGCGGTAGAGGGCTCGCTTGGCGGCGCGGCGCACGTCGCGCGGCGACGGCTCGGCAGCCAGCGCGGTCAACACGCCGAGCGCGGCCGCGCCGTGGCGGGCGGCGAACTGCCGCAACGCTTCGTCGAGCGCGGCGGCGGGCAACCGGGTCAGGCTCTGCAGCTCGGGTGGGGTCGGCGGGGTTCCACGGGTGAGGAGACTCTCGAGGAGCGAG contains:
- a CDS encoding P1 family peptidase, with product MITDVPGVRVGHVTDDVGLTGVTVLLCDRPAVCGVELRGTAHDVVGLDYLDPRHLVPGVDGVILGGGSRFGEEAVYGVLAYLEERGIGFPVGPSVVPHIPGAFLFDLNVGDPRARPTRAMGYQAAASAVGGAVGEGNVGAGTGASVGKLFRIGRAMRGGLGTASVRLGEVSVGALVAVNAVGDVRDPDSGRLIAGARDADDGRRLVDTARALAAGTPLRAFHGLQHTTIGVVTTDARLTKTEAATMAAVGMLGFARALSPPHTVWDGDALFALSVGDRTADLTALGLTAADVVARAIVRGVRAATSLPGLPAARDLG